In Fragaria vesca subsp. vesca linkage group LG5, FraVesHawaii_1.0, whole genome shotgun sequence, the genomic stretch NNNNNNNNNNNNNNNNNNNNNNNNNNNNNNNNNNNNNNNNNNNNNNNNNNNNNNNNNNNNNNNNNNNNNNNNNNNNNNNNNNNNNNNNNNNNNNNNNNNNNNNNNNNNNNNNNNNNNNNNNNNNNNNNNNNNNNNNNNNNNNNNNNNNNNNNNNNNNNNNNNNNNNNNNNNNNNNNNNNNNNNNNNNNNNNNNNNNNNNNNNNNNNNNNNNNNNNNNNNNNNNNNNNNNNNNNNNNNNNNNNNNNNNNNNNNNNNNNNNNNNNNNNNNNNNNNNNNNNNNNNNNNNNNNNNNNNNNNNNNNNNNNNNNNNNNNNNNNNNNNNNNNNNNNNNNNNNNNNNNNNNNNNNNNNNNNNNNNNNNNNNNNNNNNNNNNNNNNNNNNNNNNNNNNNNNNNNNNNNNNNNNNNNNNNNNNNNNNNNNNNNNNNNNNNNNNNNNNNNNNNNNNNNNNNNNNNNNNNNNNNNNNNNNNNNNNNNNNNNNNNNNNNNNNNNNNNNNNNNNNNNNNNNNNNNNNNNNNNNNNNNNNNNNNNNNNNNNNNNNNNNNNNNNNNNNNNNNNNNNNNNNNNNNNNNNNNNNNNNNNNNNNNNNNNNNNNNNNNNNNNNNNNNNNNNNNNNNNNNNNNNNNNNNNNNNNNNNNNNNNNNNNNNNNNNNNNNNNNNNNNNNNNNNNNNNNNNNNNNNNNNNNNNNNNNNNNNNNNNNNNNNNNNNNNNNNNNNNNNNNNNNNNNNNNNNNNNNNNNNNNNNNNNNNNNNNNNNNNNNNNNNNNNNNNNNNNNNNNNNNNNNNNNNNNNNNNNNNNNNNNNNNNNNNNNNNNNNNNNNNNNNNNNNNNNNNNNNNACCTCTGCCGCCGCAATCTCACACCAGCAGGCCCGAGATTCGGATATTGATTTTAGACCATCTAGATTTTTGTGTAGTTGATACCTTATATAGTTTTATGTGCTTCTTTGTTGGTTATATTATATGGAATTGTTTTGGTGTATTTTGCAGCTTGCTTGGAATGGTAATTTAAGAATTTTCGTTGTATTTTTTTTTTTTTACTAGAATGGCGTTATAGCCGACGAAACATGCCACAATTCGTCGGCTATAGTAATTTTTTTTTTTTTCCAAAGGGTTTAGCCGACGAATTATGGTATGTTTCGTCGGCTAAACACTACTAAAGCCGACGAAACAGACTCTATGTCGTCGGCTATAGTTATTTTTAAATATTTTAATTATATACTTTAGCCGACGAAACAGAGATATTCGTCGGCTAAAGTTTGTCAGTAAAGCCGACGAATATACTGTTCGTCGGCTAAAATCTGGAATAATAGCCGACGAAAAATAGTTCGTCGGCTAAAGTCTGGAACAATAGCCGACGACAAATAGTTCGTCGGCTAAAAGCTGGAACAATAGCCGACGAAAAATAGTTCGTCGGCTAAAGTCTGGACAATAGCCGACGATGGTCTTTAGATTCGTCGGCTAAAGTACTTGTCCTGGTAGTGAGTCATAACACCTTCGATACAATAGGTATAGACGAATTGTAAAAAATTCTGGAAACTAGACATCCGTAGCTTTCCAACCATACAAGGTCCATGACCTAGTTCATCTTGAGCTGCACAAAACTCTGTCGAAGTTGACTGTTCTGCAAAAGCAGATTCTCGGGCAGATCCGTCATACTTTACGAAAATAGCCATAATTCACTCAATATGATAGGTGTAATGACTAAAATATCGGTGATTATGGATATATCGACCATTTGAAAAAAGAAAATTTCGAAGAAAATTTCGGCAAGTATCGATATGGACGAAAATTCGACAGAAACTATTGAAATTTGCATAAAAACATATTCCCATGTAAAACTTTATGCTATGTTTATTTGATCAATTATTTACTCTATAAGCAAGTATATTAAATGGGGGCTGATCCGTGACATACAAAATTATAATCAAAATTATAACTATCATATTATCCGTTAGATCTAATAGCAACTAATGGTTGAGATTAGTCATGAAAACTAAATATCTTTTTTTTTCTTTTCTTTTTCTTTAAATAAATTTATAAAATCTATAATGAAAATTGAAGATTACCTACTCTCATTTTGGAATACAATTAAGAGGAAGTTAATGGTTTCCTATTGAAACTCATTTACTAGAAACAAAAGGAAAATAATAAATATCGATATGAGAAATAAAACTCGTTTACTGGAGAGTATCATCATCATCTACGTCTTCTTCTTGAAAGAACAAAATTATCATATGATGTCTGCCAATAGCATATTGGAAAATTTATAATCAAATTATGTATCGAAGTACTTAGATAAAAAACAACAAGAAGCTAAAATAATTATGTTTATGGTGCACTGGATGATTGCCTTCAACTACAGTCAATTTTCTAACGTGGTATTTACTTAGTTTGTTTTCTTTCCTCTTTAATAAATGAGTTTTAATAGGAAATGAATAATTTTCTCTTATTATATTCCAAATGAAGAATAGTAATCATTAATCCTGATTATGTCTTTAATAAATAGATATCTTAAATTGATTTAAAAAAAAACATATTAAGTTTTATGACTAATCTCAACGGTTACTTGCTATTAGATCTAACAAATGATATTCTGGTTATAATTTTGTGTGCCACGGATCCGTCCCCATATTACGTACATAATACATTAGTACTATATAAGGTGAATTAGTGTGTGTGTAGATATATAAATAGTTGTATAGTCGTATAGATTAGGCTACATGTGCTTTTTGATTTTTTTTTATTGGCATTATATATATGTATTTTGTATTTTAAATAAGATGAGAATTCTCTAATCTTGATACTTTACTAATCTGATTAACTACAATAAACGATATATTGAATTTAAAATAAAAAGATTGAAACAAATAAAATTGAAAAGGAAAATGTGAAGATAAATTGTAAAAAAACAAAGTAATTCTAATACTAAAAGTAACATAACATAAACAAAACCCAGTCCAGTGGAGTTGGTAGTGGCGCATATCTTCCTTTCGGAAGGTTTCAGTTTCGAAACCTGTCACAAACAGGGTTTTGTTTGAATATAATTCCAGAATTTTTCTAGAATATTCCCTTCATTTCCAAAAATATCGTCTGTTTCGTAAAATATTACGATATTTCACGAAATCTCGATAATTTCTCACGAGAAAATGATGGGAGGCTGAGATAGTTTCGCTGGTGCAAAAAAACAATATTTCGCCGACAAAAGTATCTATATTTAAGACATTGGATAAGCGTGATCAAATGGTTAGTGTCTCTAGAAAGTAGACACATAGACATTTCCAATGATACCAATTTCACCATTTTCTAACGAGTGGGCTATCCTGTAGGTCACGTGGATGTTGACCTACGAAACTGAGCATATTCTGTTTTCGCATTTGACGTGTCTTTCTGTAGGGACAGAATAAGCCTAAACCTTTCATAGAAGGAATTACTGCCATTATATTGGCATCCGGCCACTACCTTGATATTTATTCACACTCATCTAAGAGGGAGCGAGGCTGCTCGACTGCTAGGAAGAGAGTTAAAGACTAAGGAGAACTTGGCCTTACAAGTTTATAGTGAATGAGATGTCGAGTCGAGCATATTATAACAAGGACATGAATGTGCTACCGTATTTAGATGGAGAATTTCTCCTAAGACTTCTTCGTCATATGGACAAAACAAGTCTTCTCATGACTTTAACTGATCAAGGGATACATATAGGCATAACTTTATTGTCCTTTAGCTTGCCTTAAGCCGATTGATGAATAAGCATAATCAATAATGGTCCTCACTTTCAAGACCAAGTATTCCCAATATCCTTTTATTCTTAATTTTGGATCAGTGACATCTCTTAGTTTAACAAGAGTTCATCACGATTCATCCAGAACTTACACGCAACAAGACATAATTCATCATCTCCCTTCCCTAATCAAGTAGATACTTTGTAAATACCTTGCAAACACGCTCTGTGCTCATGAGCCACTTGATTTGGATGAAATATGGGTGAAAACCGATCTATTTAAGATCTTTATGTACATATCTTAGTTCCCAACAAAGATAAGTTGTGACTCCAAGTTGCATGTTCAGTTTTTTGGAAACTACCAATTACTGACAAGGCAAATTAATGGAGTGCAATGACATCCATTATGAGTGTATATCTCATCGTAGTCGATTCCAGGACATTTGTGAGATACCTTGCGCCAGAAGGTGAGTCTAAGCTCTTTTTCTCACTACACTTTCTAACAAAGATATAACTGATAGGGTTTACACTTGGGGTGTCGGCGTCACCTAACCAAAGATCTATCTATTTGTTTAAATTGGATCGTATCTTTCCATTTAGGTCAATCTACAACGTTGGTATTTACAACGAAGTATGCTTCGATATCAAACTCATTAAACCACGTCATCATGTACACTAGTGTAATTTCTATTTGTAGAGATTTCTATATGGATTGGTATTGATATTGAGGCGTCCCCCAATGATGACCATAATTCAGAAGTAACAGACGAATGAGTATCATTGATCAAATGATCAAGCTGTGTCAAACTCGCATTCTTCCTTGGCGAGTATTTATCGAATCAAATGGCCTCCCTCTAAATCGTGGGAGCCACGGCCTAGTGACACCATCTACCACATTTGTGGTGTCACCATGCCTCCATCTATGGGTGACAACATGTCTTCTTATCCGGACATCAACATGTCCTCTTATCCGGACATCAACATGTCCTCTTATTTGTGGGTATCACAATGGTATTATTCATATCATAATATGACTTCGGGTATCACAATGGTAGGATTATAAATGTGGGTATCACGTTGACCTTGCCACTGAAATTGTACCCGGGGCTAAGTTTATCTCTTTAATGAAATAAAATTTGCAATAGGTTGGACTTTTTACCACATCAACCCTCACATACACTGATGCATGTGATACCAAAAACCGGTTAAGTGTCCTATACTAATTTAGTGAATGTGGTGAATATGTTGGAAAATTTCCCATTCTTGTTGTTCATGTTGCACCTTTATAATTCTGGAAATAATCCAGGAAGTTTTGTCAAATTTTTTTTTTGGCAATGAAGTTTTGTCAATTTTGGAAGCTGGGTAAGTGTCAATTTTTGTTTTTGTTTATGTTTTTGTTTTCTAGTTTTGGTTAGTCTGAACTATTTGGCTAGGCAATAACAATGAAGACTAAGAAACAGACAAGAAACTGTTGAAACGTGTGTGAACTTCTCTATGATAGTTCTACATTTTTTTAAATTCTGAACAACGAGGCTTGGCCTAAAGAAATGAGAACCTTTGGAAAATTATCTAACTTATTCTGAGGCACAAATTTTCCATTTGTTCTAAGAATCATAATCGCAGCAGAGGACTTGAAGACTTGTTTCAAATCCTCACACTCAATGTCTGTCTCAAATCTCCTACATGCAGCACATGATCTCCCAAAGCAACTTTCCTATTTCCTAGCTCATCAACCACACTCAAGTGCTTGCAAACATCCACATTGAACTTGACCAATGCTTCTCCCTGAGAGCTAAGGAAAACCTTTTCAAATCCCAACAAGTGCTTTTTTGGTGCATTGTGCACAGATGGAGGACTCGAATACAGCAAGACTGTATGACTTCCACACATTTTGCCCATGTTTTTCACCCCCAAATGGATATCAAAGGCTAGATTTTGACACCTTTCTTCGACAACATCAAGTGATTGGCAACTTGATGAGTAGCACACATGATCTTCTTCTAAGGGAATGGAAACTTGGTTCGGTGCTCGAACAAGGCGGTGATTGAAGGTGGAGTAGCTTATTCCATCTCCAAATGCATAAACCGTGTCACCAGTGTAAAACCGGTAAGTCCTTCCTGGGTAACCACTTGCAGGATCTGCTCTCATATTCATGTTTGTCATAGGGACCTTGTCTACATAAGCTTGTGGATACCACGTCATAGGTAGTCTTCCACCTGCAATAGTAGCAGTCAAACAAGAGTTCCGATGTTTAATAAATGAGAAAGATTCTGCAGTAACATAGTTCTAATTGTTAGAAACTCAAAACTATAATCAAGTTGAGAAAATACTTTTTCAGAATGTACGTTGTGTAGTGATAAGCTAACAGAAATTCAGGAATTTGTCTAGTTGCTTTAAAATTGCATTTAGTTAAGTTTCTCAATTAGAGCTTATGGCTTACATGGATTATAGAAGCCAAAAATCACGTCAGCAATGGCAGCTCCACCAGCTTCGCCGGGGTAGCCAACCCAAAGAATGCTTGTAATTTTGTCATTATTTTTTGCAAAGGTGATATCAAAACCTCCTCCAGACATTATGACAAGTATTACAGGTCCTTTAGATGCCTTTGCTACTTCAGTTATTAGAAGAGTTTGCTGTCCTGGAAGATAGAGGTCGATTCTATCATGACTCTCAGTCTCAATTGATTGATTTTCACCCACTATAACTACAGTTGCATCTGCTGCTGCTGCTAACTTGGTAGCATCATCAACCTTGGCAGTGCCACAAGCCACATCCGGGCACCCGGCCACAAATGTTGTGGGAACTACTGCTGTTAGGCCTTGCAAAGGAGTGGTATATTTGCAAGGGTTGCCTGCAAAAGTTTTTACAACCAAGATAGTGTCAGAACATATGTGAAATGCATCGTAGTCATTTGAGAGTTTTATTACATGTACCTTCGTAGTTGCCGATCATGGTCTTTGTGACATTGCCATTGGGACCTATAACTGCCAAGGATTTGATGGCTGTGGGAGACAGAGGCAGTGATCCTGGAGCATTCTTGAGCAACACTATCCCTTGTCTTGCTGTTTCACGTGCCAGTTCCTGGTTTGCTGCAGTGCACACATCTTTTGGACCAAGATTTCCATATGGTTGCTTCCTTGGATCTCCATCAAAAAAGCCGAGACGCATCAAAGTGCCAAAATTGTTTGTGATTGCCTTGTCAATAGCTGCCTCAGTAACAAGTCCCCCTTTCACTGCTCCTTCTGTGTATTTTCCTAGAAATGATCCACAGTCTAGATCCACTCCTGCGAATTTAGACCAGTAGCAAATCACCTTATCATGATTAAGATAGTTTATCTCAAACGATATAAGATATATCTGGAATACAAGGAAAATTAATCTGAGTGATCAACCACATTATGAACAAAATTGTATAGTGTTATTACCTGCCAATATGCCCTTTGCTGCAGCCTCTTCAGGCGTCTTGGTGTAGTGTTGGTTCTTGTAGTAGACATCTATTGAATCACAATCAGTAACAATGTATCTGCAGCATTGTCCAATATCCATGTAAAGTTAACACAGATTCTTGCCAGGAATGCATAAATCATACATAAACTTGGGAAAGACACATAATAAGGGGAAATTGACATACCCATTCAACTTCCATTCGCCTCGGATAACCCCAGAAAGAAGGTCGGGATCTGCACAGGTTGGTGTTCCATTCACCTTGTTGTAAGAACACATGACACTAGCAACATTCCCATCAAGAACACAACTTTTGAATGGTGGTTGAAATGTATCATCCATATCTTGTTTTGTTACCTAATGACAAATTGACAATGTCAAATGTTAGTTTTCGAAATAAATTGACACATCAAGAAAATGTGAACCAACTCTTACCACTGCATTGAAGGTGTATCTGTCAACTCCTTTCCAATTGTCCAAATCATAGGCTGTATAATGTTTACAACATGCTGCAACTTTAAGCCTACTCTTGTCTTCGCTATCGGTTTGTTGAAGACCTCTAACATATCCTGATCCGTAGTTACTCGTAAGCAATGGGTCTTCTCCCGGAGTCTCCTGGCCTCTTCCCCATCTCGGGTCTCGGAAAATGTTAATGTTTGGAGACCAGTATGTCAATCCTGCCAATCCCACATTGTACATTGCTCTAGCCTCAGTTGACACCACCTGCAAATGGTAAATACAGCAGCTATTAGTTACCTTCTTAAATTCTCATTAACCTCATTTCAGTCTAACTCCCATTACTCTTTCCTCAAAGTGTTTCACTACAAAACACAAGAAATTATTACTCTTGTAGTTTTCTTTCAATGAAAGCTGGATTCTAGTTATTGTCTTCTTAAAGGACCTGTGACCCTAAAACATTAGCTTTCCACCAACTACTTAACTACTGGGTATGGTGGCCTAAAACCCTCAACAGAAGTCAATCATTTATAGTAAAAAGTAAAAGAAAGATGGTACTCATTGAAACAACCAACCCCCTAACAACTGTTATCCATCCACTTTCCTTATTAGCACAATCATGAAGAGCAATACCCTGCTTCTCATGTCACTCTGTCTCTTCATTTCTTGCTTCTGCTTCAATATATCAAAGAGTAAAGCACTGACCCATACTATTGGGTTCAGTAGCTGTAAAGGGTTTTCTGGATAAAGTTATATATAGTGGTTGCATATATAAAATATACCATAACTATTTTCCTAGTCAGTAGTCACAGTAACGTTTGCCTTTGTCTGTGTTTGTCTACATCCACTCAGCAATCGTCAAAAGAACCAAACGAATAAATTCGAATCCAAAATAGTACCAAGTACTTGGATTTGAACGATCATGGACTTTATTCCTCTAATGGTGACATTAACAATGAAACTAACAACTTTACTCTGATGTTTGAATCAAAACTCTCAAACATGAACATGAACAGGAACAACTACCTAGAATGCTTACCCTTCCAATGGCTTCAAACAGAGAGTTGTTGAACGACGCGGCGGTCAAAATGGGCTGAGGGAAGCTGGTCGCTCCGGGGACGACACTAGAAAACCTAGTTCCTGGGCCGACGTACGACACACCGTGTAAAGCCTCCGACCACCACTCGTACTTTGGTATCCCAAGCCTGCTCACGCTCCCTGCACTGTTCACCAGAAACGTAATCTTCTCTTGCAATGTCAGCCTCTGCACCAGGTCCGCCACCCTCGCATCGGCCGCCAACGACTTGTCGCAGAACGGGAAGCTGCTGGCATTACCGCTTTCGCCGCAGGCGAACGACTGGCCGGAAACAGAGCTCACAGAGCAGAGACATAACAGTATGTAACAAAGAGCGAAGCAGAAGCAGAGCAAGGCCTTCGGGGGTGCTGCTCTGTTGTGAACAGAGGAGCAGGAAGAGGAGGAGGACATTGAAGTTGTGGCCTTGAGGGGAGAGTTTGAAGAGAAGGAACAAAAATGGCTTCTCTGTTTCATGAGGTAGTGCAAAAGGGTGGTTCCTTCTATATATAATACACTTTCGTTGGGTTTTGATTAATGCAAGATAAAATTAACGAGGGAATAAATGGTGGATAATTCGAAGATTAAGATACAAGTTGTTTTCTAGCAACCCGTGAAGGAAAAGGAAGGTTGATTGAGAAGGAAGGAGGGGGGAACTAGTTGAAGCTGAGATCCATTTTTGGATGTGGTACGTTTTGGCAGAGAGAATCTATATTGTAATTTTACTATCTTTTCTTTATGGGACTCGTCGTCCTATTATTATAGGAGGAAAGGCCATTGGTGAAGAGCTTAAAC encodes the following:
- the LOC101302560 gene encoding beta-xylosidase/alpha-L-arabinofuranosidase 2-like; this translates as MKQRSHFCSFSSNSPLKATTSMSSSSSCSSVHNRAAPPKALLCFCFALCYILLCLCSVSSVSGQSFACGESGNASSFPFCDKSLAADARVADLVQRLTLQEKITFLVNSAGSVSRLGIPKYEWWSEALHGVSYVGPGTRFSSVVPGATSFPQPILTAASFNNSLFEAIGRVVSTEARAMYNVGLAGLTYWSPNINIFRDPRWGRGQETPGEDPLLTSNYGSGYVRGLQQTDSEDKSRLKVAACCKHYTAYDLDNWKGVDRYTFNAVVTKQDMDDTFQPPFKSCVLDGNVASVMCSYNKVNGTPTCADPDLLSGVIRGEWKLNGYIVTDCDSIDVYYKNQHYTKTPEEAAAKGILAGVDLDCGSFLGKYTEGAVKGGLVTEAAIDKAITNNFGTLMRLGFFDGDPRKQPYGNLGPKDVCTAANQELARETARQGIVLLKNAPGSLPLSPTAIKSLAVIGPNGNVTKTMIGNYEGNPCKYTTPLQGLTAVVPTTFVAGCPDVACGTAKVDDATKLAAAADATVVIVGENQSIETESHDRIDLYLPGQQTLLITEVAKASKGPVILVIMSGGGFDITFAKNNDKITSILWVGYPGEAGGAAIADVIFGFYNPCGRLPMTWYPQAYVDKVPMTNMNMRADPASGYPGRTYRFYTGDTVYAFGDGISYSTFNHRLVRAPNQVSIPLEEDHVCYSSSCQSLDVVEERCQNLAFDIHLGVKNMGKMCGSHTVLLYSSPPSVHNAPKKHLLGFEKVFLSSQGEALVKFNVDVCKHLSVVDELGNRKVALGDHVLHVGDLRQTLSVRI